The Pungitius pungitius chromosome 8, fPunPun2.1, whole genome shotgun sequence genome has a window encoding:
- the LOC119229504 gene encoding glutathione hydrolase 7-like, with protein sequence MRMQTSPETKLNQQLMCSYNSFCGSSNLADGSNDVTCNENQNCDFSHLPKDVPLKPLASGSPHLFDHSLSDLEETDKDYSSQDTVIHICAVSITFAVGVTIALILHVFLGVFVEGVVVSDHAHCTALGQTALNHGGSSVDAAIAAALCLGVVHPHASGVGGGGVMLVHDLHRKETTVIDFQGTAPKALKEVMLQNGSRLKAGLHVGVPGLLKGLHHAHSLYGSLSWEDVVNRAAAIAKEGFNVSFSLSEAISKVKGEHLSQRFRDTFLPGGRPLLPGSFLRMSSLAAVLQAGLSNFYDGNFSLEMEDEVRANGGVLSREDISNYSVKVGQPLESLYNEFVIKVPPTSFAGATLISALKLLEGLQLNGNNNTENQTHHWIAEAVKGALAIASGLTDPSHNSSLTELLSDLLSMNQAEVLLQRINSSHTSPPGYHSLLTELMAGQVVVMGPDGLIVSIASSLSTPFGSRLITASGVILNSVILDFYWPNKTPGRRLSNQKSRVQPGERPQTSLMPTIVVPVSHKCGLYMALSSSGGRRSLSVITQVFIRALSLNKERNESLSLGKLDSNRQPNRRLDYSEFPEESLQFEKGGVLTGVKMNSVFQGIQMDNDIITSITL encoded by the exons ATGAGGATGCAAACTTCTCCTGAAACAAAACTTAACCAGCAGTTAATGTGCAGTTACAACAGTTTTTGTGGCTCATCCAATTTGGCTGATGGCTCAAATGACGTCACCTGCAATGAGAATCAAAACTGTG ACTTCAGCCATCTTCCAAAGGACGTCCCTCTGAAACCGCTGGCCTCTGGTAGTCCACATTTGTTTGACCATAGCTTGTCTGACCTCGAAGAGACGGACAAGGACTACTCCAGTCAGGACACAGTCATTCACATCTGTGCTGTATCTATCACCTTTGCCGTTGGAGTCACCATTGCTTTGATCTTGCACGTCTTTCTGGGT GTGTTCGTAGAAGGTGTGGTGGTTTCGGATCACGCGCACTGCACTGCACTCGGCCAGACAGCCCTCAATCATGGTGGATCCAGCGTGGATGCAGCCATCGCTGCCGCCCTGTGTTTAGGTGTTGTGCATCCACATGCGTCAGGTGTTGGTGG AGGTGGGGTGATGCTGGTTCACGACCTCCATAGGAAGGAAACCACAGTGATAGATTTTCAGGGAACTGCACCTAAGGCACTTAAAGAGGTGATGCTGCAAAATGGTTCTAGACTAAAG GCAGGTCTGCATGTGGGGGTGCCAGGTCTACTCAAAGGGCTACACCATGCTCACAGCTTGTACGGCAG TTTATCATGGGAGGATGTGGTCAACAGAGCCGCCGCTATTGCCAAAGAAGGTTTCAATGTGTCTTTCAGTCTTT CCGAGGCCATATCAAAGGTAAAGGGCGAGCACCTGTCCCAACGTTTTAGGGACACGTTCCTTCCAGGTGGCCGACCTCTTCTTCCTGGGTCATTTCTGAGGATGTCCAGTTTGGCTGCAGTCCTCCAGGCTGGTCTGTCCAACTTCTATGATGGTAACTTCTCACTGGAGATGGAGGATGAG GTGCGAGCAAACGGAGGGGTCCTGAGCAGAGAAGACATCAGTAACTACAGCGTAAAAGTAGGGCAGCCATTGGAAAGCCTGTACAATG AATTTGTTATCAAAGTTCCTCCTACTTCCTTTGCTGGTGCAACGTTGATATCAGCCCTCAAACTGTTGGAGGGCCTCCAGCTCAACGGAAACAATAACACAGAAAATCAAACGCACCACTGGATTGCTGAG GCTGTGAAAGGAGCGTTGGCTATAGCCAGTGGTTTGACTGACCCTTCACATAACTCTTCACTGACTGAGCTGCTCTCTGATTTGCTGAg TATGAATCAGGCTGAAGTGCTTCTCCAGAGGATCAATTCCTCCCATACCTCTCCACCCGGGTACCACTCCCTACTGACTGAGCTCATGGCTGGACAAGTAGTAGTCATGGGGCCAGATGGACTCATTGTGTCAATTGCAAG TTCCTTGAGCACGCCATTCGGCAGCAGGCTCATAACCGCGTCGGGCGTCATTCTCAACAGCGTCATCCTTGACTTCTACTGGCCAAACAAAACACCAGGACGACGCTTATCCAATCAG AAATCCCGAGTGCAACCAGGAGAGAGGCCCCAAACATCTCTCATGCCGACAATAGTGGTGCCAGTGAGCCATAAATGTGGGCTGTACATGGCACTAAGCAGTTCAGGTGGACGCCGAAGTTTGAGTGTTATAACTCAG GTGTTTATTAGGGCACTGTCCTtgaacaaagagagaaatgaaagccTCTCCCTAGGAAAACTCGACTCTAATCGTCAGCCAAATCGACGTCTTGATTACT CGGAGTTTCCAGAAGAGAGTCTGCAGTTTGAAAAAGGCGGTGTGCTAACAGGAGTGAAGATGAACTCTGTCTTCCAGGGAATCCAGATGGATAATGATATAATTACTTCAATAAccctttaa
- the zhx3a gene encoding zinc fingers and homeoboxes protein 3 has translation MASKRKSSVPCMIPSKSKHVREEIILGSLPELLPTIPEDSILSISGEESGHFPQSSSKSDCGSKVQKGGTYSCPKCRFESRDLNYFLDHMHNCHLDFRAQPTFYCLNCGMSVVRFEALALHNANAHSKIMAGLVIASLCVNMRDGVTTVEQSLFTDSGEVYKESGLSLTKTPIAKIMKAKGEHKKIVVSHTVEVRKIDTPKDVDPSVMTNVPELQNGALRLSGAPAMPRTTVAQVIKTTVSKQVFHQHTPSLYSPLSSGSNKDLPKVMIPLSSIPTYDAAMDTSSFLKTSFGKFPYPTKAELCYLTVVSEFPEEQIKLWFTAQRLKQGISWSPEEIEEARRKMFNTVFQGGAPQKQPATPQHVNHIVTHHTVTAQGGSKGPNFQMAKIPYGTMKTGPGGVTATQTSASTNPHVTRVSYSTPIVPPKFPVVRTTQVLTKNTQPTVEPDKSNGLHMAGSGGCVSSTSSSRSSSSSSSCSSSSSISSYSGSSNGGETVPTKLVQNRSPTNSIATCSAETSNNDEHCVANTNGKPNTQSNSLPFRLENSNCTKNQVNINNTSKSNFPFNNHKSGTISPQEQAHIPKPDDDRTNNIHQTNNGSISNEYPNTTWKDNALNHTSKSPTESTSSTVITKSNLSILDEGKCNKDLPIKGMSILQQLIKEEDPFAVDRSCPELKIDSIKINLQRAKMNEPDTTSENVHQDEKSEITEVSPSQPTFSPPWANKTPQQLHILRQVFFNTRWPSSQQYEDLSVQTGLVKSEVVRWFSDSRYSHKNGHLKWLDIYQRPPTVTEEVKSHGDARAETPKNPTVATKKFVEQDMNKQLEGEAELKSGQRVVWQDSYSPLLGLMGSEGIVERGLAEEQGHPGVLEDPWSDSAEDHQQPVTSQSLIEQTDARGDCGDLRMELLEV, from the exons ATGGCCAGCAAGAGGAAATCCAGTGTACCCTGCATGATACCATCCAAATCCAAACATGTTCGTGAGGAAATCATCCTGGGCTCGCTACCAGAACTACTACCAACGATCCCAGAAGACAGCATACTCAGCATCTCCGGAGAAGAGTCCGGCCATTTCCCTCAGAGCTCCTCCAAATCCGATTGCGGCAGCAAGGTGCAGAAAGGAGGTACATACAGCTGTCCAAAGTGCCGTTTTGAGTCCAGAGATCTAAACTACTTTTTGGACCACATGCACAATTGTCACTTAGACTTCAGGGCTCAGCCCACTTTCTACTGCCTGAACTGCGGTATGTCGGTTGTCCGCTTTGAGGCTCTGGCTCTGCATAACGCTAATGCCCACTCTAAGATAATGGCGGGGTTAGTCATCGCCTCCCTTTGTGTCAACATGAGGGATGGAGTAACAACAGTGGAGCAAAGCCTCTTCACAGACAGCGGAGAAGTCTACAAAGAATCTGGGCTCTCCCTCACCAAAACACCGATTGCAAAGATAATGAAAGCCAAGGGGGAACACAAAAAGATTGTGGTTTCGCACACCGTGGAGGTAAGGAAGATAGACACCCCAAAGGATGTAGACCCCAGCGTGATGACAAATGTGCCTGAACTCCAAAACGGGGCTCTCCGTCTATCTGGCGCCCCGGCAATGCCCAGGACCACTGTCGCTCAAGTGATTAAAACCACAGTGTCCAAACAAGTCTTTCACCAGcacactccctccctctactctcccctctcctctggttCCAATAAAGACCTTCCAAAAGTGATGATCCCTCTCAGCAGCATCCCCACCTATGATGCCGCCATGGATACCAGCAGTTTTCTCAAGACATCCTTTGGCAAGTTCCCCTACCCGACCAAAGCCGAACTCTGCTACCTAACGGTAGTCTCTGAGTTCCCGGAAGAGCAGATCAAACTGTGGTTTACTGCCCAAAGGCTCAAGCAGGGCATAAGCTGGTCTCCTGAAGAGATTGAAGAAGCCAGGAGGAAGATGTTCAATACTGTGTTCCAGGGCGGAGCACCCCAAAAGCAacctgctacaccacagcacgTGAATCACATTGTAACCCACCACACTGTCACTGCCCAAGGAGGCTCAAAAGGACCAAACTTTCAGATGGCCAAAATTCCCTACGGCACTATGAAAACCGGACCCGGCGGAGTCACTGCCACGCAGACAAGCGCGTCAACAAACCCACATGTCACTAGGGTTTCATATTCTACTCCGATAGTCCCCCCAAAGTTTCCTGTTGTTAGAACAACACAGGTACTGACGAAGAATACTCAACCCACTGTGGAGCCAGACAAGAGCAACGGCCTGCACATGGCTGGAAGCGGTGGTTGTGTCAGTAGCACCAGCAGCAGTCGaagcagcagtagcagcagcagttgcagtAGTAGCAGCAGCATTAGCAGCTATTCCGGCAGTAGTAATGGTGGTGAGACGGTCCCCACCAAACTGGTGCAGAACAGGAGCCCAACCAACAGTATCGCCACTTGCTCTGCCGAAACAAGCAATAACGATGAGCACTGTGTTGCCAACACCAACGGGAAACCAAACACCCAAAGCAACAGTTTACCATTCCGATTGGAAAATTCAAACTGTACCAAGAATCAAGTGAACATCAATAACACCAGCAAATCCAACTTCCCCTTTAACAATCACAAAAGCGGCACCATCAGTCCACAAGAGCAGGCCCACATCCCAAAGCCTGACGATGACCGCACCAACAATATTCACCAGACCAACAACGGCAGTATTAGCAATGAATACCCCAATACTACCTGGAAGGACAATGCCCTGAACCATACCAGCAAATCCCCGACTGAAAGCACCAGCAGTACTGTCATCACAAAAAGCAACTTGTCTATTTTAGATGAGGGTAAATGCAACAAGGACCTCCCCATTAAAGGTATGTCAATCTTACAGCAACTCATTAAGGAGGAGGACCCATTTGCTGTGGACAGAAGCTGCCCAGAGTTGAAAATAGACTCCATCAAGATCAACTTGCAGAGGGCAAAGATGAATGAACCAGATACTACATCTGAGAATGTACATCAAGATGAAAAGTCTGAGATAACTGAGGTGTCTCCTTCTCAGCCCACTTTCTCACCCCCCTGGGCCAACAAAACCCCCCAGCAACTGCACATCCTCCGGCAGGTTTTCTTCAACACCCGCTGGCCCAGCAGTCAGCAGTACGAGGACTTGAGCGTCCAGACTGGCCTTGTGAAGTCAGAGGTGGTGCGCTGGTTCAGCGACAGCCGGTATAGTCACAAGAATGGGCACCTGAAGTGGCTGGACATCTATCAACGACCGCCCACGGTAACCGAGGAGGTGAAGAGCCACGGAGACGCAAGAGCCGAGACCCCGAAGAACCCCACAGTAGCCACGAAGAAATTTGTCGAGCAAGACATGAACAAGCAACTTGAAGGAGAAGCAGAACTGAAATCAGGGCAGCGGGTTGTGTGGCAGGATTCATACTCGCCGCTGCTGGGTCTGATGGGGTCCGAGGGGATTGTCGAGCGAGGCCTAGCTGAGGAGCAGGGGCATCCGGGAGTCCTGGAGGATCCCTGGTCCGACAGCGCAGAGGATCACCAGCAGCCAGTGACCAGTCAGTCCCTCATTGAACAGACTGATGCCaggggcgactgtgg GGATCTGAggatggagctgctggaggtgtgA
- the top1a gene encoding DNA topoisomerase I, like: MSGDQIDCGPRFNDAHKHKDKYKEKEHKHKDHKKDKEREKLKHGNSDHKDLSDKKHKDKEKMKHKDGSADKYKDKHKEKKIKSLDGRVKNENGFASPPQVKSEPQEDFFSSPKIEKSLKRERDNDNDLDFKPKKVKIENDKKVKKRKPNEEDNKLNKTKNKRAITDGKKKAKKEPEEKWKWWEEERYTDGVKWKFLEHKGPVFAPPYEPLPSHVKFFYDGKPMKLSPEAEEVATFFAKMLDHEYTTKDVFRKNFFKDWRKEMNAEEKSKLTDLKKCDFNEMSDYFKAQSEARKAMSKEEKLKIKEENERLLQLYGFCVMDNHRERIANFRIEPPGLFRGRGDHPKMGMLKRRIRPKDIIVNCSRDSKHPEPPPGTKWKEVRHDNKVTWLVSWTENIQGSIKYIMLNPSSRIKGEKDWQKYETARRLKKCVDRIRTQYREDWKSKEMRIRQRAVALYFIDKLALRAGNEKEEGETADTVGCCSLRVEHIKLYPENDGQEFVVEFDFLGKDSIRYYNKVPVEKRVFKNLQLFMENKEPDDDLFDRLNTSVLNKHLQELMDGLTAKVFRTYNASITLQQQLKQLTSAEENVPAKILSYNRANRAVAILCNHQRAPPKTFEKSMQNLQAKIDAKRDQLSDAKRELKSSKADAKVRRDEKTKKTVETRKKAIERIEEQLMKLEVQATDREENKQIALGTSKLNYLDPRISVAWCKKWGIPVEKIYNKTQREKFAWAIDMADDDFEF; the protein is encoded by the exons ATGAGTGGGGATCAG ATCGACTGTGGCCCTCGTTTCAATG ACGCTCACAAGCATAAAGACAAGTATAAAGAGAAGGAACACAAACATAAGGACCACAAAAAGGATAAGGAACGGGAGAAATTAAAGCATGGcaacag CGATCACAAGGACCTCTCTGACAAAAAACATAAAGACAAGGAAAAGATGAAGCACAAAGATGGCAGCGCAGACAAATACAAGGACAAGCACAAGGAGAAGAAG ATTAAGTCCCTTGATGGTAGAGTCAAAAACGAGAACGGCTTTGCCAG CCCCCCACAAGTAAAGTCTGAGCCTCAGGAggattttttctcctctcctaaAATTGAGAAGTCTCTAAAAAGAGAACGGGACAATGATAACGA CTTGGATTTCAAGCCCAAAAAAGTAAAGATTGAAAATGACAAGAAGGTCAAGAAAAGGAAACCGAATGAGGAG gaTAATAAGCTCaataagacaaaaaataaaagggctatcactgatggaaaaaagaaagcaaagaaggAGCCAGAGGAGAAGTGGAAATG GTGGGAGGAAGAGCGCTACACAGATGGTGTCAAATGGAAGTTTCTTGAACACAAAGGTCCTGTTTTTGCACCACCGTACGAGCCTCTCCCTAGCCATGTCAAATTTTTCTATGATG GTAAGCCCATGAAGCTCAGCCcggaggcagaggaggtggCCACGTTTTTTGCCAAAATGCTGGACCACGAATACACCACAAAAGATGTCTTCCGCAAAAACTTCTTTAAAGATTGGAGGAAG GAAATGAATGCAGAGGAAAAGTCTAAGTTGACAGACCTGAAGAAGTGTGACTTTAATGAGATGAGCGACTACTTCAAGGCACAGTCCGAAGCCAGGAAGGCCATGTCAAAGGAAGAGAAACTG AAAATAAAGGAGGAGAATGAGCGGCTCTTACAGTTGTACGGCTTCTGCGTCATGGACAACCACCGGGAACGTATTGCTAACTTTCGCATTGAGCCCCCAGGCCTGTTCCGTGGCCGCGGAGACCACCCCAAGATGGGCATGCTCAAACGTCGCATCAGGCCTAAAGACATAATCGTCAACTGCAGCAG GGACTCTAAGCACCCAGAGCCTCCTCCAGGCACTAAGTGGAAAGAGGTTCGTCATGACAACAAGGTCACTTGGCTGGTGTCATGGACAGAGAACATTCAGGGCTCAATCAAATACATCATGCTGAACCCCAGTTCAAGGATCAAG ggagagaaagaTTGGCAGAAGTATGAAACCGCTCGCAGactgaagaaatgtgtggaCCGTATTAGGACCCAATACCGCGAGGACTGGAAGTCTAAGGAGATGAGGATCAGACAAAGGGCTGTGGCACTCTACTTTATTGACAAG CTGGCTCTTAGAGCGGGTaatgagaaggaggaaggagagaccGCCGACACAGTGGGCTGCTGCTCGCTGAGAGTTGAACACATCAAACTCTATCCAGAGAACGACGGTCAAGAGTTTGTGGTGGAGTTTGACTTCCTCGGTAAAGACTCCATTCGCTATTACAACAAAGTCCCTGTGGAGAAAAGG GTATTTAAGAATCTTCAGTTGTTTATGGAGAACAAGGAGCCTGATGATGACCTGTTTGACCGCCTAAAT ACTTCCGTTCTGAACAAGCACCTTCAGGAGCTGATGGACGGACTGACAGCCAAAGTCTTCCGTACTTACAACGCTTCAATCACCCTGCAACAACAGTTGAAGCAGCTCACAAGTG CGGAAGAGAACGTTCCAGCCAAGATCTTGTCCTACAACAGGGCCAACCGGGCTGTGGCCATCCTGTGTAACCATCAGCGGGCTCCGCCAAAGACATTTGAAAAGTCTATGCAGAACCTGCAGGCTAAG ATTGATGCTAAAAGGGATCAGCTCTCTGATGCAAAGAGAGAACTAAAGAGCTCAAAGGCTGATGCCAAAGTACGGAGAGATGAGAAAACCAAAAA GACCGTGGAGACCAGAAAGAAGGCGATTGAGAGGATAGAAGAGCAACTGATGAAGTTGGAGGTGCAGGCGACTGATCGCGAGGAGAACAAGCAGATTGCTCTCGGCACTTCCAAGCTCAACTATCTGGACCCTCGCATCTCTGTGGCTTG GTGTAAGAAGTGGGGCATTCCAGTGGAGAAGATCTACAACAAAACCCAGCGCGAGAAGTTTGCCTGGGCCATTGACATGGCAGATGATGACTTTGAGTTTTAA